Within the Camelus dromedarius isolate mCamDro1 chromosome 9, mCamDro1.pat, whole genome shotgun sequence genome, the region gatttttgtccttttattctGCCTCGTCCTGCTGTCagtcctgctccagccccaccttcctaccccttgcttttcctttttgctctGTGTTTTGAAAGTGTCCTTATAAACTGTTACCACTTTCAGAAATGCTTCCCTTAAATTTCATTTCAGTGTATCATTGTTTCCCAGGAAAGTACCTCCTGGCACTCATTCAAGCCAGGTATAAGTTGGAAAATAGTTTCCCACCGTGTCTCACAGTTGACATGGTGAATGTAAAACAGTTCTTCCTCTACCCGGCAGGGTGTTTGGGAGAGCATTTGACTAGCCTGTGTCAGTCCTTATTATGGTTTGGGCCTTGTGCTGGACTGATCAGCTACAGACCTCAGGTTGTTCCTAGTGTGAATCCTTCTCTGATTAAACCTGGAAATGGGGTTTTTAAAGTCCATGTTAAAGGTCACACCGTGAAATGAGTTTGCTTACTTTTCCTGGCTTGTCCTGTAGGCGCAACAGATGGGATTGGAAGAGCCTACGCGGAAGAGTTAGCCAGCCGCGGTCTCAGTATCATCCTGATTAGTCGGAACCAAGAGAAATTGCAGACAGTCGCTAGAGACATAGCTGACACCTACAAGGTGGAAACCGATGTTATCGTCGCCGACTTCAGCAGCGGCCGCGAGATCTACGACCTGATTCGAGAAGCCTTGAGAGACAGAGATATTGGCATCCTGGTGAATAACGTGGGCGTGTTTTACCCCTACCCTCAGTATTTCACTCAGGTCTCTGAGGACACGCTCTGGGACATCATAAACGTGAACATCGCCGCAGCCAGTTTGATGGTCCACATAGTGCTACCGGGGATggtggagaggaagaagggagccaTCGTCACCATCTCGTCTGGCTCCTGCTGCAAACCAACCCCCCAGCTGGCTGCGTTTTCTGCATCGAAGGTGATGTATTACTGATTGGAAAGTGAAATCGTGAGGTAGGAGAACGTTTACCTCAGTGGTTTGGTCCAGTTTGTTGAGCTCTTGGTCAGCAGCTCATGTTATGCTGTATTTTCTCTTGAAATGGCAATAAGTCTTTTTTCTTCTGAATCTCTTCTGAGTTCCCCAAGAATTAAGTCTTTTCCCCTCCTGTTTTAACAGGCTTATTTAGACCACTTCAGCAGAGCCTTGCAGTATGAATATGCCTCTAAAGGAATCTTTGTACAGAGTCTAATCCCATTCTGTGTGGCTAGCAACGTGGCCACACCCGGCAGCTTTCTGCACAAGTGCCCATGGTTGGTGCCTTCACCAAAAGTGTATGCACATCATGCTGTTTCTACGCTTGGCATTTCAAAAAGGACCACAGGATACTGGTCCCATTCTATCCAGGTAACAGTATGCGCTCAGTTCTTGAGATTAGGTTAATGCATCCTAAAGCTTTCTAAACGATACAGGGGAATCTGATTGGAGCCTCATGCTGAAAGATGAGGACTGTAAATTCTGGTTCTTGAATCCTGATGATTCTGGTTCAGTCACTAAATTCTCTTTGTGGAATTACATATTAAGAACATTCAAAAGTTCAATCTATATGAACTTTTCATTAAAGATGAACTTTTCATCTAGAAGATGAAATCTGCTGCTTTAATGTAAGTAGACAGGAGCAGTATAAAAATACTAAGTATTTATACggaaatttcaaagtaaaaaagaTTCCAGTCATGCTTGAGGGGGTGTCTAAATCAGCAGTATGATCCCCaaacctaaaaccataaaataggTCTTCATTTTATCCAAGATGGTATTTCAGTGTATTCTTGGATTCATTTGTTCAAGAAgcgtagaatttttttttaagttgttcaGGCATGACAAAGATTTGGATCTTTAGtattttaaagagtaaatttgttaaatatttgaaattttgattcTCAGTTAAGAGAATAATGGTTTATTATAATAGACTTGTGTTTCTTTACATGGTTAGTAAGTAGATGTTTTCCAATTcagaattgtttttttctttaagacatAGAGTTTTCTTAAATACCAAATATTTTGGGGGCTCTTTGCCTAAAAGTTATTAGATTTACCAGTATCAAATAAGTAGATATGTAAATCACAATAGAGTTCACTTTTACCACATTTTTTAGCTAAACATTTCTTTAATATGAAGCAGTTTTACTTAATTGGTTATTTTTAGGTccttaattattagagaaaagcagagaggttGTTTCTAAAAATGTAGTTTTAGAAGCCACTGACCATGATGTTCTCTTTGAAAGGAAGGTGTAATGAGGGTTGGTTTTGGATGTGTAGATACTTTGACTGTTTATAAAACACCAACATTTTAATAACAATCAAACTTCATTCACATTGATGAACTTTTGttgagaatgtatttttttctgccaAGAAATTCTGTTAAACAGAATTTAATTCCTAGAGCAGTTTGCTATATAAAGTTGTTAAAACTGTCCCctttttttggtttgtatttcaCTCAGTTATTTTCAGCCATATCAGTTTTACAGCAGAGGCTGGTTCATCAGTCACAGTTTTGTCCGTAGCAGGTTTCCCTGGTGACTTTTGCCATTTGCCTTTGTCATTGTCATTCCTTCCAGATGCAGTTTGCACGGGTTGCAGGGATCTGACTTCTGCCAGGATTTCagtcctctctctgtctttagCCTGTGACACGTATGGTGTAAAGCTTGCTTTGCCAGACTTACCCCTCAGGTTTTGTCTTGTGCTGTTGAGGCCCGTTAGTACCTTTAATATGATGTGAATTAAATAAGAATGGTAGACTGTTTCTTGACAAGATGTGGTGATAGACCGAGTGTGAAgggtggaaggaaaggaagacacGACACATAGTCTCAGGTTTTGGCTTCAGAAACTAGGGGCACTATTTACTCAGGAACACGAGAGGAAGAGGGCAGGTCTGGGGAGAAACCATGAGAGTTTTACACCTGGATTTAAGGTTCTAGGTAAGATTTAAGAAGAGTGGCATTGGCAGCTGCACAGGTCGGGGGCTTGGATGGGAGTCAGAGCCTCAAGGGTCACCGGTGTCTGGCTGGAGGGTGAGCCGCAGAGTGGGGACAGCACCCGAAGAGGGTGTAGGGGAGGACAGCCTGGTCAGGGTTGCAGGGAGCATTCCAGGGGACCGGGAAGAAGGCCTGGAAAAGGGGCAGCCggagggaggtcagagaggagaGTGGACCGTGGACGCTGCGGGCAGTGATGGCTTTGAGGGGAGGATGGTCAGTGTCACGTGATATCAGCTGTCCTGTCACATAAGGACCAGCACACGTCTTTGGGTTTAGAGTCTTGAAAATCTTTGGTGACCTTGATGAAAGCAGTTTTGGCGACGTTTTAGGAAGCAACCAGGTTACAGCGAGTAGGTGAGTGTGGGGAAGATGGGCGCATGCTCGAGAAATCAGGCTGCGCGCTTGGTGGGAGAGATGCAGTGGGTCCCAGGAAGGGGTTTGATTTGTTAGTTATCTGTTGAAGTTAGCAGCAACTTGCTTGTAAGTACATGCTGGAGGAAAGGGGCACCTGGGGAAGGACAGCTTAAAGACCGGAGAAAGAAGGCGTGGTTCCCGGGAGTGGAGGTGGGCTGGTGAGCCCAGTGGAGGGGGGGTGGGATGTGGACTTGGAAACAGGTAGAAAGCCATGAGCCAGAGGGGGAGCCGCCAGTGCACTTGGAAGCAGAAGGACCCTGTCTGCTGGCCCGTGAAATGGGGGTCTGGTCAGGGCGAGCTGAGCTGGGGGTGAGGAGGTTCGCAGTCatactggaggaggagggacagggagaCGCAGGGGAGCCCCCAGTGAGTGATGGGCTGAGAGTTGGTGGTGACATCGGTCCGTGTGCCTTTTCACTTGGCTCTCTTACCTGTGGGTCATCCTTCCTGAAGCCCCAAAGATGGCCTCTCCCGTGTCTTCACAATGTCATACTGAGAATGGAGTGTATTCAGCAATCATTGCTAAGTTTGGGTGAGAAGAGGTAATTTTTTTGTGAGCTTGCACGAAGGTTGGGAAGCACGTTCCTCACCCCTCACCTCTGGCCTCAGGCTTCCTTCCCCGACCCCGTTTCCTTCCAGATGTCTGCGCAGCAGTAGGGCTAAGGCGGGTCGGTGTCAGAACTGACACACAGCCACGACTCTTGCTCAGTCAGTAACCATTCGTATAATTCAGCAGTTGCGTCTTGTATGTTTTAAACTAGTTGTCTTAATATGTCTTAATAATGATTTGCAACCAAGATAGGGAAAAAATGATTTGGGCTTAAAAAACAGCTCAAAGAAGTCAAATGTATTTACTTGAATTGTTAACTAGTTACCAATAGTGATTTGGGAGTGTTTCTCCTCATTTTCCAAGTGGCATTGGGCAGTATTACATCGTTGGCTTTGGAACACACAAGTTGACCCTAAAAGAGCCTTTCCGTTGAAGCTTTCCATTCGTGATACTTGACATAAAGACCAGAAACATGCTTGTGTTTGATTgaaaaaacttaacaaaaaaaattaaaaattgactaGAAAATCTGGCTCATGCACATAGGACTGGTGCCCATTGCTGGGTGGGCTGGGGCAGAGTGGGGGCCTGAGCTCTCTGGACTGGCTCCCAGTCTGTTTTGAATTCCTACCTACTTCTGATGTACTCATTCACATATACTCTGCATGTGTTTTGCtattggaaaaggaaaagaaaaaaaagaagaaaagaggcattcAGGGCAGAGGTAGGGCTGGGTGGGAATGGGAAAGCCTGGGGGCTGCGTACTGAGATGTGGGTTGGGGGTCCCAGGGAGGCAGGCCCCTGGCTGTGCTGGAGGGTAGAGCCCTTCTTCGCGGTGCGTCTCCCATGCTGGCTGGGAAGGGGACCTCTAACGACACACTTTGACAGCAGCTTTGGTTATGTCTTTGGATACTCCCATTTAAGGATGCAGCTCGTGTTCTTAGGGTCTTCTCCATTCCTATTTACTTCTTACCTTTTTCAGTCCCACCTGGTCAGTCTCTGGGAAGTGTGTGGCATCTGTATTTTGGTTGCTCTGCACATTTCCAACAAGCTGGGCGTCAACACTCACTGTGGatttccacccccacctccctttgAACCGGGTCCCTGGGAGGCCTCCCATTAGTCACTGTCGGGGTTCTGGTGCGGAGGAGGAGCAGGCTGGACACACTAGGGGGGACCCCTGAGGATACCCAAAGCCTTGTGGAGCCTGAAacccagccctcctctccctctctggctTTCCTGCAGTTCCCAGAGCCCGCAGACTTGGCATTCCTTATCTTAACAGGCCGTTGGCTCTGCCCCTGTGATGGGTCCATCCACACCCAGAGGATGCAGGTCTCTCCTCTCCCGTTAGCTCTTCCCACCCTGCTGCCCAGGGTGCTGCCGCCCCACTGGGACGAGCGGGGGATGGCGTATTCATCCATCCTTCCCCTGCTGGACCTTGGAACACGGGGAGCACACACTGATGCTGGTCCCTCTGCAGGAGACAGTGCCCAGgagtggaaatgaaaagcaaacagatTTCTAGATGCTGATTCCTtctccactcaataaatactgaaaaaaaatccctttgagGGGGACCCGATTATCTAGCCTGTGTCAGGGGTCTTCCTCAGGGTCCGTATGCTGACTTGTCTTATCTCCTTGGATTTAGAGCCTTTTGCTTTTAGGACAGTGATTCTAAGGAGGAGTATTTGGGTATTTTTTCCACGAAATCCTGGCCCTTTAAAAAGAGGTCCAAAGAGATCTTAGTTATTTTTACAGAAAGTTATTCACGGCTCCAGGGCAAATATGGGACTCCTGTCTCCATGGTGGCTAAGCTGGGCCTTCTGTGGAACCTGGGAACAGTGGTGGGTCCAGGACCCTTACCCCACAGTTCATGGTATTGGGACCCCCTCCGTGTCCACTGTGGTTCCTGGAATTGCAGAGTAACCCAGATCTGTTTCTTAAGGAGAATGTGGGCTGACCTGTGTTCCTACACTTCTGTTCAAGGCTAGCATTTCATCCCTTGCTGGGGGCctgtccctttcccttccttAATGTCCAGGGTGTTAACTTAGTTCGCTCAGTCTTGGACAGACCTGTCAGTTTTGCGCAGGGTTTCTCCTCCTGGCCACTATTGGCGTAGAAGTGGGGTCGTTTCTCGTTGTGGGGCCGTCCTATGCACTCTGGGATGTTCTGCAGCATCCTTGACCTCTGCGCTCTAGATGCCAGTAACACCACCATCCCAGTTGTGACCTCTTATAATGTTCTGGACGTTGCTGTATGTCCCCTGGGGTGACCTGGCCTGCAGCAGAGCACCATCAGCGGGACATCCCCCCTGCATCCCCAAGCTTTCCTCATCACAGCTCAGGACACTCTCCCAGGGTCGTGGTGTTTTTGACTCAGTTCTTTTGTTTAACTTAGCTCCATCCTGCCCCTCAAACCCCATTTTTCTCACACAATACTAACCATGTATGCATTTTTCTGTTTCACCTGCCTTT harbors:
- the HSDL1 gene encoding inactive hydroxysteroid dehydrogenase-like protein 1, with the translated sequence MAAVDSFYLLYREIARSCNCYMEALALVGAWYTARKSITVVCDFYSLIRLHFIPRLVSRADLIKQYGRWAVVSGATDGIGRAYAEELASRGLSIILISRNQEKLQTVARDIADTYKVETDVIVADFSSGREIYDLIREALRDRDIGILVNNVGVFYPYPQYFTQVSEDTLWDIINVNIAAASLMVHIVLPGMVERKKGAIVTISSGSCCKPTPQLAAFSASKAYLDHFSRALQYEYASKGIFVQSLIPFCVASNVATPGSFLHKCPWLVPSPKVYAHHAVSTLGISKRTTGYWSHSIQFLFAQYMPEWLWVWGANILNRSLRKEALSCKA